A genomic segment from Microcella flavibacter encodes:
- a CDS encoding ROK family transcriptional regulator codes for MIDSSTQRRRNLSRVLRAVHVSGGSTRAELTRSLGLNRSTIGDLVAALADAGWVEERDDAPREGVGRPSPLVVPTRRLLVAAVNPELDAVTVALVALGGHVVARTRIPASRPRPDEAVEIAAAALEELAASQPESTVVGVGVAVPGLVRTGDGLVRLAPDLHWTDEPLGEPLAQRLGLPVAVGNDADLGGRAEVAFGAGAGARDLLYVNGGPSGIGGGLVINGAAAEGAAGYAGEIGHIGLDPRGPVCACGAVGCFEAIAGRASLLAALDLTTADDDELERAIAAAATDPEHPVHAVLETHFTALAAALRTSVNLLNPELVVLGGHLAAVWDAVGAVRRGSVLRDALPVSAAGTGVVSAALGSSRLLIGAAEIAWEPHLENPLAVRESVHSA; via the coding sequence GTGATCGATTCCTCCACGCAGCGTCGGCGCAACCTGTCGCGCGTGCTGCGCGCCGTGCACGTCAGCGGCGGCTCCACCCGCGCCGAGCTCACCCGCTCACTCGGGCTCAACCGCTCGACCATCGGCGATCTGGTCGCCGCGCTCGCCGACGCCGGCTGGGTCGAGGAGCGCGATGACGCCCCCCGCGAGGGCGTCGGCCGGCCGAGTCCGCTCGTCGTGCCGACGCGGCGCCTGCTCGTCGCCGCCGTGAACCCCGAGCTCGACGCCGTCACCGTCGCCCTCGTGGCACTGGGCGGGCACGTCGTCGCGCGCACGCGCATCCCGGCCTCGCGCCCCCGCCCCGATGAGGCCGTCGAGATCGCCGCGGCGGCGCTGGAGGAGCTGGCGGCGAGCCAGCCCGAGTCGACGGTCGTCGGCGTGGGCGTCGCGGTGCCCGGCCTCGTGCGCACGGGCGACGGGCTCGTGCGCCTCGCCCCCGACCTGCACTGGACGGACGAGCCGCTCGGCGAGCCCCTCGCGCAGCGCCTCGGCCTGCCGGTCGCCGTCGGCAACGACGCCGACCTGGGCGGCCGGGCCGAGGTGGCCTTCGGCGCCGGCGCCGGCGCGCGCGACCTGCTCTACGTCAACGGCGGACCCAGCGGCATCGGCGGCGGTCTCGTGATCAACGGCGCCGCGGCGGAGGGCGCCGCCGGCTACGCGGGCGAGATCGGCCACATCGGGCTCGACCCGCGCGGCCCCGTCTGCGCGTGCGGCGCGGTCGGCTGCTTCGAGGCGATCGCCGGGCGGGCCTCGCTGCTCGCCGCGCTCGACCTGACGACCGCCGACGACGACGAGCTCGAGCGCGCGATCGCGGCCGCCGCGACCGACCCCGAGCACCCCGTGCACGCCGTGCTCGAGACCCACTTCACGGCCCTCGCCGCCGCACTGCGCACGAGCGTCAACCTGCTGAACCCCGAGCTCGTCGTGCTCGGCGGCCACCTCGCCGCCGTGTGGGACGCCGTCGGCGCCGTGCGCCGCGGCTCGGTGCTGCGGGATGCTCTTCCCGTCAGCGCCGCGGGCACCGGGGTCGTCTCGGCCGCCCTCGGCAGCTCGCGCCTGCTCATCGGCGCCGCCGAGATCGCCTGGGAGCCGCACCTCGAGAACCCGCTCGCCGTGCGCGAGAGCGTGCACTCGGCCTGA
- the xylB gene encoding xylulokinase — protein MTLVAGVDSSTQSCKVVVVDAESGAVVREGRAGHPDGTAVHPDFWWDALREALAGAGGLADVAAVSIGGQQHGMVLLDAEGRVIREALLWNDTRSAEAAAQLVSEVGAEQYAARTGVVPVASFTATKLRWVRDHEPHHVERVAAVCLPHDWLTWRLRGYGPADAVDAPLGPDLEQLTTDRSDASGTAYFSTATGEYDLELFERALGRPGRVAGSLTEDVRVVLPHVLGPADTAGAVYGTDTYVAAGAGDNAAAALGLGAEPGDVVVSIGTSGTVFAVSEHPVADAGGTVAGFADAGGASLPLVATLNAARVLDATARLLGVDHDELARLALDAEPGAGGLVLQPYFEGERTPNLPDATATLFGMTLASTTRERLARAAIEGMLCALADGLDAVTRLGVPVERLSLIGGAARSRAVAGIAATVFGLPVTVPEPGQYVARGAALQAAWALSGTRPHWDLATAIEVPADPQPIVREQYAARRA, from the coding sequence ATGACCCTCGTGGCCGGCGTCGACTCGTCGACGCAGAGCTGCAAGGTGGTCGTGGTCGATGCCGAGTCGGGCGCGGTCGTGCGCGAGGGGCGCGCCGGCCACCCCGACGGCACCGCCGTGCATCCTGATTTCTGGTGGGATGCCCTGCGCGAGGCCCTCGCGGGCGCGGGCGGCCTCGCCGACGTCGCCGCCGTGTCGATCGGCGGGCAGCAGCACGGCATGGTGCTGCTCGACGCCGAAGGCCGGGTCATCCGCGAGGCCCTTCTCTGGAACGACACCCGCTCGGCCGAGGCGGCCGCGCAGCTGGTGTCGGAGGTCGGCGCCGAGCAGTACGCCGCCCGCACCGGCGTCGTGCCGGTGGCCTCGTTCACCGCGACGAAGCTGCGCTGGGTGCGCGACCACGAGCCGCACCACGTCGAGCGGGTCGCGGCGGTCTGCCTGCCGCACGACTGGCTGACGTGGCGCCTGCGCGGCTACGGGCCGGCCGACGCCGTCGACGCCCCGCTCGGCCCCGACCTCGAGCAGCTCACGACCGACCGCTCCGACGCGAGCGGCACCGCCTACTTCTCGACCGCCACCGGCGAGTACGACCTCGAGCTGTTCGAGCGCGCGCTCGGGCGGCCGGGGCGCGTGGCCGGCTCGCTCACGGAGGACGTCCGCGTCGTCCTGCCCCACGTGCTGGGGCCCGCCGACACGGCGGGTGCGGTGTACGGCACGGACACCTACGTCGCCGCGGGCGCGGGCGACAACGCCGCGGCCGCGCTCGGCCTCGGCGCCGAGCCCGGCGACGTGGTCGTGTCGATCGGCACGAGCGGCACCGTCTTCGCGGTGAGCGAGCATCCCGTCGCCGATGCCGGCGGCACCGTCGCCGGATTCGCCGACGCCGGCGGCGCGAGCCTGCCCCTCGTGGCGACGCTCAACGCCGCGCGCGTGCTCGACGCGACCGCGCGGCTGCTCGGCGTCGACCACGACGAGCTCGCCCGACTCGCCCTCGACGCCGAGCCCGGCGCCGGCGGGCTCGTGCTGCAGCCCTACTTCGAGGGCGAGCGCACGCCCAACCTGCCCGACGCCACGGCGACGCTCTTCGGCATGACGCTCGCCTCCACCACGCGCGAGCGCCTCGCCCGGGCCGCCATCGAGGGGATGCTCTGCGCCCTCGCCGACGGACTCGACGCCGTCACCCGGCTCGGCGTGCCGGTCGAGCGGCTCAGCCTCATCGGCGGTGCGGCCCGCTCGCGGGCCGTCGCGGGCATCGCGGCCACCGTCTTCGGCCTGCCCGTCACCGTGCCGGAGCCGGGGCAGTACGTCGCCCGCGGCGCGGCCCTCCAGGCCGCGTGGGCCCTGAGCGGCACGCGGCCCCACTGGGATCTCGCCACCGCCATCGAGGTGCCCGCCGACCCGCAGCCGATCGTGCGCGAGCAGTACGCGGCCCGCCGCGCCTGA
- a CDS encoding acetamidase/formamidase family protein codes for MREIEFTPERSQYVYTFGGAEPAMRIQPGTALRLWSEDAFNFALTSVDHLPSKHVDLRYVNPQTGPFYVEGAEPGDTLALHIVDLTPARSFGASSTIPFFGGLTSTDRTALLQDALPEATWIYEVDTARRMVGFQARFGDFEVALPLEPMLGTVGLAPGASEVRSSLVPERFGGNMDTPEMKVGTTAYLGVNVEGALFSIGDGHYRQGEGEACGTAVEGAMNSVIIVELIKGAAPLWPRLENDDYWMVVGSSRPMEDSWRIAQLEMVTWFTEMFGLHAMDAYQLLTQTSLAPIANAVDANYSVVVKVAKSLMPRATAYDGLHEELRRTAATLR; via the coding sequence ATGCGCGAGATCGAGTTCACCCCCGAGCGCTCCCAGTACGTCTACACGTTCGGCGGGGCCGAGCCCGCGATGCGCATCCAGCCCGGCACGGCGCTGCGCCTCTGGTCGGAGGACGCCTTCAACTTCGCCCTCACCTCCGTCGACCACCTGCCGAGCAAGCACGTCGACCTGCGCTACGTGAACCCGCAGACCGGCCCCTTCTACGTCGAGGGCGCCGAGCCCGGCGACACCCTCGCCCTGCACATCGTCGACCTCACGCCCGCGCGCAGCTTCGGCGCCTCCTCGACCATCCCGTTCTTCGGCGGGCTCACGAGCACCGACCGCACGGCGCTGCTGCAGGATGCCCTGCCCGAGGCCACCTGGATCTACGAGGTCGACACCGCGCGTCGGATGGTCGGCTTCCAGGCGCGCTTCGGCGACTTCGAGGTGGCCCTGCCCCTCGAGCCCATGCTCGGCACCGTGGGTCTCGCGCCCGGCGCGAGCGAGGTGCGCTCGAGCCTCGTGCCCGAGCGCTTCGGCGGCAACATGGACACCCCCGAGATGAAGGTCGGCACGACCGCGTACCTCGGCGTCAACGTGGAGGGCGCCCTGTTCTCGATCGGCGACGGGCACTACCGCCAGGGCGAGGGCGAGGCCTGCGGCACGGCGGTCGAGGGCGCCATGAACTCGGTCATCATCGTCGAGCTCATCAAGGGCGCGGCGCCGCTCTGGCCGCGGCTCGAGAACGACGACTACTGGATGGTCGTCGGCTCCTCGCGGCCGATGGAGGACTCCTGGCGCATCGCGCAGCTCGAGATGGTGACGTGGTTCACCGAGATGTTCGGGCTGCACGCCATGGACGCGTACCAGCTGCTCACCCAGACCTCGCTCGCCCCGATCGCCAACGCGGTCGACGCCAACTACAGCGTCGTCGTGAAGGTCGCCAAGTCGCTCATGCCGCGCGCGACCGCGTACGACGGGCTGCACGAGGAGCTGCGCCGCACCGCGGCGACCCTGCGCTGA
- a CDS encoding IS256 family transposase: protein MALDQSALLELLGELKLTDVNDRIRVATETLYQELIDAEAAAFIGAAPFERSPDRTTQRNGTRLRTLTTTAGELELRIPKLRQGSFFPSLLERRRRVDQALFAVVMEAYVHGVSTRKVDDLVKALGADTGISKSEVSRICSNLDEDVAAFRDRPLADSTYPYVFLDATYCKARVGRRVVSQAVVVAVGVAADGRREVLGFEVGDTESQPFWTAFLRSLKARGLGGVKLVISDAHTGLIAAIDTVFQGSSWQRCRVHFMRNVLANVPKTAGPMVASIIRTIFAQPDTEHVFTQFHEVVRMLSRSHPKIAGMLEDAQNDILAFCQFPATHWRQIWSTNPLERVNKEIKRRTDVVGTFPNPAALLRLAGHVLIEQHDEWDGADRRYFSEHSMKLLNVTEEEVAIPELAAA from the coding sequence ATGGCTCTTGACCAGTCTGCCCTCCTCGAGCTACTCGGGGAACTGAAACTCACCGATGTGAACGACCGGATCCGGGTCGCGACCGAGACGCTCTACCAGGAGCTGATCGACGCGGAAGCAGCTGCGTTCATCGGCGCTGCCCCGTTCGAACGCTCCCCGGACCGTACGACGCAGCGCAACGGGACCCGGCTGCGGACCCTCACCACCACCGCGGGGGAGCTGGAGTTGCGGATCCCGAAGCTGCGGCAGGGATCGTTTTTCCCGTCGCTGCTGGAACGCCGCCGCCGGGTCGATCAGGCCCTGTTCGCGGTCGTGATGGAGGCGTACGTCCACGGCGTCTCCACCCGCAAGGTCGACGACCTGGTGAAGGCGCTCGGTGCCGACACCGGGATCAGCAAGTCGGAGGTGTCGCGGATCTGCAGCAACCTCGACGAGGACGTCGCGGCGTTCCGCGATCGGCCGCTCGCGGACAGCACGTACCCGTACGTGTTCCTCGACGCGACCTACTGCAAAGCCCGCGTCGGCCGGCGGGTCGTCTCCCAAGCCGTCGTCGTCGCGGTCGGTGTCGCCGCCGACGGGCGCAGGGAAGTCCTCGGCTTCGAGGTCGGGGACACCGAATCGCAACCGTTCTGGACCGCGTTCCTTCGCTCGCTGAAGGCCCGCGGGCTGGGCGGAGTGAAGCTGGTGATCTCCGACGCGCACACCGGGCTGATCGCGGCGATCGACACCGTCTTCCAAGGCTCGTCATGGCAGCGGTGTCGGGTCCACTTCATGCGCAACGTGCTTGCCAACGTCCCCAAGACCGCTGGGCCGATGGTCGCGTCGATCATCCGCACGATCTTCGCCCAGCCAGACACCGAGCACGTGTTCACCCAATTCCACGAAGTCGTCCGCATGCTCTCGAGGTCGCACCCGAAGATCGCCGGCATGCTCGAGGACGCGCAGAACGACATCCTCGCGTTCTGTCAGTTTCCCGCCACACACTGGCGGCAGATCTGGTCCACGAACCCGCTCGAGCGGGTCAACAAGGAGATCAAACGCCGCACCGACGTCGTCGGCACATTCCCCAACCCCGCCGCGTTGCTGCGCCTGGCCGGACACGTCCTGATCGAGCAACACGACGAATGGGACGGCGCTGACCGCCGCTACTTCAGCGAGCACTCCATGAAGCTCCTGAACGTCACCGAAGAGGAGGTCGCGATCCCGGAACTCGCTGCGGCATAA
- a CDS encoding DedA family protein produces MDLSPAAFGLPLPLAVGLFYLVVLLRGGATYALGRGARSGAGRTRVKARLETPRFRRAERIVERYGAPVVAVSFLTVGFQTLANLAAGALRMPLPAYLPALAVGGFAWALIWGVVGVATYEAVATLAARSPLEAALFVTVLVGALVAIEVITVRRARRRDALAALAPAEAPDPAEAPDPAETPDSSASRTRS; encoded by the coding sequence ATGGACCTCTCGCCCGCCGCCTTCGGACTGCCGCTGCCGCTCGCGGTCGGCCTGTTCTACCTCGTCGTGCTGCTGCGCGGCGGGGCGACGTACGCGCTTGGGCGCGGGGCTCGCAGCGGCGCCGGCCGCACGCGCGTCAAGGCGCGGCTCGAGACGCCGCGGTTCCGCCGGGCCGAGCGCATCGTCGAGCGCTACGGCGCCCCCGTCGTCGCGGTCTCGTTCCTGACGGTCGGGTTCCAGACGCTGGCGAACCTCGCCGCGGGCGCCCTGCGGATGCCCCTTCCCGCATACCTGCCCGCGCTCGCGGTCGGCGGCTTCGCGTGGGCGCTCATCTGGGGAGTGGTCGGCGTCGCCACCTACGAGGCGGTCGCGACGCTCGCCGCGCGCAGTCCGCTCGAGGCGGCGCTGTTCGTCACCGTGCTCGTCGGGGCGCTCGTCGCCATCGAGGTGATCACCGTGCGCCGGGCCCGGCGGCGGGACGCGCTCGCGGCGCTCGCCCCCGCCGAGGCGCCCGACCCCGCCGAGGCGCCCGACCCGGCCGAGACGCCCGACTCCTCCGCCTCGCGCACGCGGAGCTGA
- a CDS encoding helix-turn-helix transcriptional regulator, with the protein MSGSSSRMLALLSLLQTPRDWPGAQLAERLGVSARTVRRDVDRLRELGYRIGAIKGPDGGYRLAAGSELPPLLFDDEQAVAIAVALQSAPASGVDLTDAAARALATVRQVMPSRLRHRIDGIRFTSAPGSAGTGARGAVEPAVLEAVSAAVRDRRTLRFDYAGTAGGSPGRPDDTAPRRTEPHAVVARDGRWYLLAWDQEREDWRIFRLDRVTPRIPTGPVFERRPLPMGDAATYLAASFRGSERPVGWPCVGTVELARVAPWVGDGEVLPIGEDACRLTIGSWSWMGVLAQAARFDAPFAVVGPDVLRDAAATLADRLTAGGR; encoded by the coding sequence ATGTCCGGAAGCTCCTCGCGCATGCTCGCGCTCCTCTCCCTGCTGCAGACGCCGCGCGACTGGCCGGGTGCGCAGCTCGCCGAGCGGCTCGGCGTGAGCGCCCGGACGGTGCGGCGCGACGTCGACCGGCTGCGCGAGCTCGGATACCGCATCGGCGCGATCAAGGGCCCCGACGGGGGCTATCGCCTCGCCGCGGGCTCGGAACTGCCGCCGCTGCTCTTCGACGACGAGCAGGCGGTCGCGATCGCGGTCGCACTGCAGAGCGCCCCCGCCTCGGGAGTGGATCTCACGGACGCGGCGGCGCGCGCCCTCGCCACCGTGCGGCAGGTCATGCCCTCGCGCCTGCGGCACCGCATCGACGGGATCCGGTTCACGAGTGCCCCGGGCAGTGCCGGCACGGGCGCGCGGGGAGCCGTCGAGCCGGCGGTGCTCGAAGCGGTGAGCGCCGCCGTGCGAGACCGGCGCACCCTCCGATTCGACTACGCGGGAACGGCCGGAGGCTCCCCGGGTCGCCCGGACGACACCGCGCCCCGGCGCACGGAGCCGCACGCGGTCGTCGCGCGCGACGGGCGCTGGTACCTGCTCGCCTGGGATCAGGAGCGGGAGGACTGGCGCATCTTCCGTCTCGATCGGGTGACCCCGCGCATCCCGACCGGGCCGGTCTTCGAGCGGCGCCCGCTGCCGATGGGCGACGCGGCGACCTACCTCGCGGCGTCCTTCCGCGGCTCGGAGCGCCCCGTCGGATGGCCCTGCGTCGGAACGGTCGAGCTCGCCCGCGTCGCACCGTGGGTGGGAGACGGAGAGGTGCTGCCGATCGGCGAGGACGCCTGCCGGCTGACGATCGGATCGTGGTCGTGGATGGGCGTGCTCGCCCAGGCGGCGCGGTTCGATGCACCCTTCGCGGTCGTCGGGCCGGACGTGCTTCGGGATGCCGCGGCGACGCTCGCGGATCGACTCACCGCGGGCGGGCGCTGA
- the xylA gene encoding xylose isomerase, whose translation MATTPTPADHFTFGLWTVGYNGADPFGGPTRAPLDVVHVVEKLTELGAYGLTLHDDDLFAFGSTDAERRTQIDRLIAATQSTGLTVPMITTNLFSAPVFKDGGFTSNDRDVRRFALRKVLRNVDLAAELGAHTFVMWGGREGAEYDSAKNVGAAIQRYREAVNVLTQYVTEQGYGIRFAIEPKPNEPRGDILLPTLGHAMAFIETLDRPDLVGLNPETGHEQMAGLNFTAGIAQALEAGKLFHIDLNGQRGIKYDQDLVFGHGDLHNAFSLVDLLENGGPNGGPAYDGPRHFDYKPSRTEDETGVWESAKANMRTYLLLKERAAAFRADPEVQQALADARVAELSTPTLAEGESIADLLGDESAYEAFDANAYYDGKGFGFVRLQQLATEHLMGARG comes from the coding sequence ATGGCAACGACGCCCACCCCCGCCGACCACTTCACCTTCGGTCTCTGGACCGTCGGCTACAACGGGGCCGACCCCTTCGGCGGGCCCACGCGCGCCCCCCTCGACGTCGTGCACGTGGTCGAGAAGCTGACCGAGCTCGGGGCGTACGGCCTCACGCTGCACGACGACGACCTCTTCGCCTTCGGCTCGACCGACGCCGAGCGCCGCACGCAGATCGACCGCCTCATCGCCGCGACGCAGTCGACCGGCCTCACGGTGCCGATGATCACCACCAACCTCTTCAGCGCGCCCGTCTTCAAGGACGGCGGCTTCACCTCGAACGACCGCGACGTGCGCCGCTTCGCGCTGCGCAAGGTGCTGCGCAACGTCGACCTCGCCGCCGAGCTCGGCGCGCACACCTTCGTCATGTGGGGCGGCCGCGAGGGCGCCGAGTACGACTCGGCCAAGAACGTCGGCGCCGCCATCCAGCGCTACCGCGAGGCCGTCAACGTGCTGACGCAGTACGTCACCGAGCAGGGGTACGGCATCCGCTTCGCCATCGAGCCGAAGCCCAACGAGCCCCGCGGCGACATCCTGCTGCCGACGCTCGGCCACGCCATGGCGTTCATCGAGACGCTCGACCGCCCCGACCTCGTGGGCCTCAACCCCGAGACCGGGCACGAGCAGATGGCCGGCCTCAACTTCACCGCCGGCATCGCGCAGGCGCTCGAGGCGGGCAAGCTGTTCCACATCGACCTCAACGGCCAGCGCGGCATCAAGTACGACCAGGATCTGGTCTTCGGCCACGGCGACCTGCACAACGCCTTCTCGCTCGTCGACCTGCTCGAGAACGGCGGCCCCAATGGCGGTCCCGCCTACGACGGCCCCCGCCACTTCGACTACAAGCCCAGCCGCACCGAGGACGAGACGGGCGTGTGGGAGTCGGCGAAGGCCAACATGCGCACCTACCTGCTGCTCAAGGAGCGCGCCGCGGCCTTCCGCGCCGACCCCGAGGTGCAGCAGGCGCTCGCCGACGCGCGCGTCGCCGAGCTGTCGACCCCGACGCTCGCCGAGGGCGAGTCGATCGCCGATCTTCTCGGCGACGAGAGCGCGTACGAGGCCTTCGACGCGAACGCCTACTACGACGGCAAGGGCTTCGGCTTCGTGCGCCTGCAGCAGCTCGCCACCGAGCACCTCATGGGAGCCCGCGGCTGA
- a CDS encoding VOC family protein: protein MTITTTTHLNFRGTARAALDFYATVFGGHAFMATYAEFGMPAELPGADKVVFGQVQSPDGFRVMAYDIPGADDEDAAIVAGSTHRENGATITDRTFFQSLRGETLDEISGYWNGLSDGATIIEPLAASAWTPGFGMLTDRFGVTWVIDVQPTS from the coding sequence ATGACCATCACGACCACCACCCACCTCAACTTCCGCGGCACGGCCCGCGCCGCGCTCGACTTCTACGCGACCGTCTTCGGCGGGCATGCATTCATGGCGACCTACGCCGAGTTCGGCATGCCGGCGGAACTGCCCGGTGCCGACAAGGTCGTGTTCGGCCAGGTGCAGAGCCCCGACGGCTTCCGCGTCATGGCGTACGACATCCCGGGTGCCGATGATGAGGATGCTGCGATCGTCGCGGGGTCGACGCACCGCGAGAACGGCGCGACGATCACCGACCGCACCTTCTTCCAGTCGCTGCGCGGCGAGACGCTCGACGAGATCAGCGGCTACTGGAACGGGCTCTCCGACGGGGCGACCATCATCGAGCCGCTCGCGGCCTCGGCGTGGACGCCCGGCTTCGGGATGCTCACCGACCGCTTCGGCGTCACCTGGGTGATCGACGTGCAGCCGACGTCGTAG
- a CDS encoding LacI family DNA-binding transcriptional regulator: MNAAAAAAASATGERTTLAQIAEEAGVSLATISKVLNGRSDVAASTREKVELLLSSHGYQRRGSASSSRSALIELVFHELDRIWSMELIDGVESVAKQHGLSVVLTVTGDRHSPGREWIEGVLRRRPAGVVLVFSELAPELRERLRSRAIPFVIVDPAGDPSPDAPSVGSANWSGGLAATRHLIELGHRRIAAITGPSDMMCSLARLDGYRSAMNSAGLPIDPSWERYGDFHVGGGRDRMAELLALPERPTAVFAGSDLQALGALEAARAVGLSVPDDLSIVGYDDIPVAQWVSPRLTTVHQPLRRMGEEAAKLVLELGRSTPASTPRMDLATSLVVRDSTAPPRG, translated from the coding sequence ATGAACGCTGCCGCTGCCGCCGCCGCTTCCGCCACGGGGGAGCGCACGACGCTCGCCCAGATCGCGGAGGAGGCGGGCGTCTCGCTCGCCACCATCTCGAAGGTGCTCAACGGGCGCTCCGACGTCGCCGCTTCGACCCGGGAGAAGGTCGAGCTGCTGCTGAGCAGCCACGGCTACCAGCGCCGCGGCTCGGCGTCGAGCTCGCGCAGCGCGCTCATCGAGCTGGTGTTCCACGAGCTGGACCGCATCTGGTCGATGGAGCTCATCGACGGCGTCGAGTCAGTGGCGAAGCAGCACGGCCTGAGCGTCGTGCTGACCGTGACCGGGGATCGCCACTCGCCCGGGCGGGAGTGGATCGAGGGCGTGCTCCGGCGCCGGCCGGCGGGCGTCGTGCTCGTGTTCAGCGAGCTCGCGCCGGAGCTGCGCGAGCGCCTGCGCTCGCGCGCCATCCCCTTCGTCATCGTCGACCCCGCCGGCGACCCCTCCCCCGACGCGCCCTCGGTGGGCTCGGCCAACTGGTCGGGCGGGCTCGCGGCGACCCGGCACCTCATCGAGCTCGGGCACCGGCGCATCGCCGCGATCACCGGGCCCAGCGACATGATGTGCTCGCTCGCGCGACTGGACGGCTACCGCTCGGCGATGAACTCGGCCGGGCTGCCCATCGATCCGAGCTGGGAGCGCTACGGCGACTTCCACGTCGGCGGCGGCCGCGACCGCATGGCGGAGCTGCTCGCGCTGCCGGAGCGGCCGACCGCGGTCTTCGCCGGCAGCGACCTGCAGGCGCTCGGCGCCCTCGAGGCGGCGCGCGCGGTCGGCTTGAGCGTGCCGGACGACCTGTCGATCGTCGGCTACGACGACATCCCCGTGGCGCAGTGGGTCAGCCCGCGGCTCACGACCGTGCACCAGCCGCTGCGGCGCATGGGCGAGGAGGCCGCGAAGCTCGTGCTCGAGCTCGGGCGCTCGACCCCGGCGTCGACGCCGCGCATGGATCTGGCGACGAGCCTGGTCGTGCGCGACTCGACGGCGCCGCCGCGGGGGTAG
- a CDS encoding endo-1,4-beta-xylanase → MSGATGGLAGGPAGLDHRRGSAVATLVDAAGRPLADREVVVEQVRHAFSFGCIGFDLIDHANGEEDESALADDWLELFTLAVLPFYWGLFEPERGHPDTARLQQAARWFRERGVRVKGHPLVWHTVKAAWLDALPIDEVERLVRERVRREVGDFAGLIDEWDAINEVVIMPDFVNEPDGVPNAISRLARTLGRVDMVRMAVDEARSVVPGVKLLLNDFDLSVDYERLIEQVLDAGVRLDAIGVQTHMHQGFRGGQLLELADRFGRFGLPVHFTEASLVSGDLMPADIVDLNDFQPSVWPSTPEGEARQADELEQHFRMLVGHPAVESVTYWGITDRGAWLGAPIGLVRADGTRKPSFDRLRALFREEWWHAPTTLRTDADGRVTVVGFAGDYAITAGDARAEFALPLGPSRPTVELPGA, encoded by the coding sequence GTGAGCGGCGCGACCGGCGGCCTGGCCGGCGGCCCGGCCGGGCTCGACCACCGGCGCGGCTCCGCGGTGGCGACCCTGGTCGACGCCGCGGGCCGCCCGCTCGCCGACCGCGAGGTCGTCGTCGAGCAGGTGCGGCACGCCTTCTCGTTCGGCTGCATCGGCTTCGACCTCATCGATCACGCCAACGGCGAGGAGGACGAGTCGGCGCTCGCCGACGACTGGCTCGAGCTGTTCACCCTGGCGGTGCTGCCGTTCTACTGGGGGCTGTTCGAGCCCGAGCGAGGGCATCCCGATACGGCGCGGCTGCAGCAGGCGGCGCGCTGGTTCCGCGAGCGGGGCGTGCGCGTCAAGGGCCACCCGCTGGTCTGGCACACGGTGAAGGCGGCGTGGCTGGATGCGCTGCCGATCGACGAGGTGGAGCGCCTGGTGCGCGAGCGCGTGCGCCGCGAGGTCGGCGATTTCGCGGGGCTCATCGACGAGTGGGATGCGATCAACGAGGTCGTCATCATGCCCGACTTCGTCAACGAGCCCGACGGCGTGCCGAACGCGATCTCGCGGCTGGCCCGCACGCTGGGCCGCGTCGACATGGTGCGCATGGCCGTGGACGAGGCGCGCTCGGTCGTGCCGGGCGTGAAGCTGCTGCTCAACGACTTCGATCTCTCGGTCGACTACGAGCGCCTCATCGAGCAGGTGCTCGACGCGGGCGTGCGGCTCGACGCGATCGGCGTGCAGACGCACATGCACCAGGGCTTCCGCGGGGGGCAGCTGCTCGAGCTCGCCGACCGCTTCGGGCGCTTCGGACTGCCGGTGCACTTCACCGAGGCCTCGCTGGTGTCGGGCGACCTGATGCCGGCCGACATCGTGGACCTGAACGACTTCCAGCCTTCCGTCTGGCCGTCGACGCCCGAGGGCGAGGCGCGCCAGGCGGACGAGCTCGAGCAGCACTTCCGCATGCTGGTCGGGCATCCGGCGGTCGAGTCGGTCACCTACTGGGGCATCACCGACCGCGGCGCCTGGCTGGGCGCGCCGATCGGCCTCGTCCGCGCCGACGGCACCCGCAAGCCCTCGTTCGATCGGCTGCGCGCGCTCTTCCGCGAGGAGTGGTGGCACGCCCCGACGACGCTGCGCACCGACGCGGACGGCCGCGTGACGGTGGTGGGCTTCGCCGGCGACTACGCGATCACGGCGGGGGATGCCCGCGCCGAGTTCGCCCTGCCGCTCGGGCCGTCCCGCCCCACGGTGGAGCTGCCCGGCGCCTGA